In Lysinibacillus sp. FSL M8-0337, the following proteins share a genomic window:
- a CDS encoding acetoin utilization AcuB family protein, which produces MIVEEIMNDEPYTLAPTNTVLEALKLMREKKVRHLPVIDNERHVLGVITERDIKEALPSPLKDEPNSPVFSAKVEDIMIKNPLVGHPLDFVEEVALTFYETKIGCLPIVSGGKLVGIVTTTDLLYTYIELTGATEPGSKIEIRVCDTPGVLFEITKIFNLHHANVQSVLVYPDSENTQNKILSVRVKTLNPLAIIENLRKEGFDVLWPNLPGVSL; this is translated from the coding sequence ATGATTGTAGAAGAAATTATGAATGACGAGCCTTATACACTGGCTCCTACAAATACTGTGTTAGAAGCGCTGAAATTAATGCGTGAGAAGAAGGTGCGTCATTTACCTGTTATAGACAATGAACGCCATGTTCTAGGTGTTATTACAGAGCGAGATATTAAAGAAGCACTGCCTTCGCCATTGAAGGATGAACCCAATTCTCCTGTCTTTAGTGCCAAGGTAGAAGATATTATGATAAAAAATCCACTAGTTGGTCATCCTCTTGATTTTGTAGAGGAAGTTGCACTCACTTTTTATGAAACGAAGATCGGTTGTTTACCAATTGTCTCTGGGGGAAAACTTGTCGGTATCGTCACTACAACCGACTTACTCTACACTTATATTGAGTTAACTGGTGCAACTGAACCCGGCTCTAAAATTGAAATACGCGTGTGTGATACACCGGGAGTGTTATTTGAAATTACAAAAATTTTTAATCTACATCATGCAAATGTCCAAAGCGTCTTAGTATATCCTGATTCTGAAAATACACAAAATAAAATTTTAAGCGTCCGAGTAAAAACACTAAACCCACTTGCTATCATTGAGAATCTTCGTAAAGAAGGTTTCGACGTGTTATGGCCTAATCTACCAGGTGTTTCTTTATAA